GTGAGAACTGTAAGAGACCCCAGCATAACGCGATGGGGTCGTGGCAGGTTGTTAAATGCCAGGGCGACAGAGCGGGCTATCTGTTGCACGTATCCACTTCCTCGTTAATCTCCTTTCAGGCAGCTGGCATATTGGTTAGATAACTGAGTCAGGAACTGCATGTAGCTGTCCTTACCCAGGCTGACAGACGTTCCCAGCGGGTCGAGCGTTCCCATTCGAACTTTCGTGCCCCTGGCAACGGCTTCAATCACCGCTGGCCTGAACTGTGGCTCAGCAAAAACGCATTCGGCCTTTTGCTCAACCAACTCTGTTCTTATTTCATGTAAACGCTGCGCACCAGGCTGGATTTCGGGATTCACGGTAAAATGGCCGAGCGATGTCAGGCCGTAATGTTTTTCGTAATAGCCGTAAGCGTCATGAAAAACGAAGTATCCTTTCCCTTTCAGCGGTGCCAGCTCGTTCGCCACCTGTTTGTCTGTCCGGGCCAGTTCGGCCTCGAAGCGCTGGAGGTTGGCGTCCAGTTTGGCTTTGCTTTGCGGCATAAGTTCCACTAATTTTTCGTGGATTGCAACCGCCGACGCCCGGGCGATTTCCGGCGACAGCCAGATGTGCATGTTATAATCGCCATGATGGTGATGTTCGTCACTTTCTGCGCCATGATGAGCGTGATCTTCATGCTCGTCATCGTCATCATCAGCGCCTTTCATCAGCAGCGGTTTTACAGAAGCGAGTTCGGCCAGCGCCAGATTTTTTTGTGCCGGCAGCGCCTTCACGGATTTATCCATAAAGGCTTCCATGTCAGGACCGATCCAGACCACTAAATCCGCTTTCTGTAAGCGTTTAACATCGGAAGGGCGCAGCGCGTAATCATGCTCTGACGCCCCGTCCGGCAGCAGGACTTCGGTAGGCGTGACGCCATCAGCGATAGCGGCGGCGATAAAGCCCACCGGCTTAAGCGAAGCGACTACGGCGGCCTGCGCGCTGGTGGCTGCGCCGCCCAGGATTGCTGCACTGAGTGCAGCGCAAAGAAGCGTATTTTTATGTAACATAATGCGACTTATCATCGTTATGAATGTTGGAAGTGTGATATTATAACATTCGAAAACTTCTGCAATCACTAAATTGCCATGACTAATCTTGTATCGCTTCAGAATGTTAGCGTCTCCTTCGGGCAACGCCGCGTTTTATCTGACATTTCTTTAACTCTCACGGGGGGCCGCATCCTGACGTTGCTGGGTCCCAACGGCGCCGGAAAATCGACGCTGGTCAAAGTGGTTCTTGGCCTGGTAGCACCCGACGAAGGGGTTATCAAGCGTGAACCCCAGCTGCGCATCGGCTACGTGCCGCAAAAGTTGCACCTCGACGCCACTCTGCCGCTGACAGTAAGTCGCTTTTTGCGCCTGCGCCCCGGCACCCGCAAAGCGGATATCCTGCCTGCGCTCAAGCGCGTCCAGGCCGGACATCTTATCGACGCCCCGATGCAGAAACTCTCCGGCGGCGAAACCCAGCGCGTGCTGCTGGCGCGCGCCCTGCTCAACCAGCCGCAGTTGCTGGTGCTCGACGAACCGACTCAGGGCGTGGACGTCAACGGCCAGGTGGCGCTGTATGATTTAATCAACCAGTTGCGTCATGAGCTCCACTGCGGCGTGCTGATGGTGTCGCACGATCTGCATCTGGTGATGGCCAAGACCGACGAAGTGCTGTGTCTGAACCATCACATTTGCTGCTCCGGCGCGCCGGAAGTTATCTCCACACACCCCGAATTTATCTCTATGTTTGGCCCGCGCGGCGCAGAACAGCTGGGGATTTACCGTCACCACCATAACCACCGTCACGATTTGCAGGGACGGATTATTCTGCGCAAGGGAAATGGCTCGTTATGATTGAACTTCTGCTTCCCGGCTGGATGGCCGGTATGCTGCTGGCCTGCGCCGCAGGCCCGCTGGGCTCGTTCGTGGTCTGGCGCCGGATGTCTTATTTTGGCGATACGCTGGCGCATGCCTCGCTTCTTGGCGTGGCGTTCGGGCTGCTGTTTGATGTGAATCCGTTTTATGCGGTGATTGTCGTCACGCTGATGCTGGCGGGCGGGCTGGTATGGCTTGAGAAACGCCCGCATCTGGCGATCGACACGCTGCTTGGCATTATGGCGCACAGCGCGCTGTCGCTGGGCCTGGTGGTGGTGAGCCTGATGGGCAACATCCGTGTCGATTTAATGGCGTATCTCTTTGGCGATCTGCTGGCGGTGACGCCTGCCGATCTGGTCTCCGTAGGGGCAGGCGTCGCGGTCGTCCTCGGCGTGCTTGGCTGGCAGTGGCGTAATTTACTCTCCATGACCATCAGCCCGGATCTCGCGTTTGTGGATGGCGTGCCGTTACAGCGCGTCAAAATTCTGCTGATGATGGTGACGGCGCTGACGATTGGCGTGGCGATGAAGTTTGTCGGCGCGCTGATTATTACGTCGCTGCTGATTATCCCGGCGGCCACGGCACGTCGTTTTGCCCGCACGCCGGAGCAGATGGCTGGCATTGCCGTCGTGCTTGGCATGGTGGCGGTGACGGGCGGCTTGACGTTTTCCGCATTCTACGACACGCCCGCCGGGCCGTCGGTGGTGCTGTGCGCGGCGTTGCTGTTTATTTTCAGCATGACGAAGCGACCGCCAGCCTGACGCGGGCTGCCCGGTGAACCGGTTAACAAAAAAGCGCCCTGAGGGCGCTTTTTTTATGCATGGCTTTCACTCGCACCAGTCATGTCACGGCATCTGCGGCGGCGTAATGCCGAAATGGTTCCAGGCGCGGGTCGTCGCCATTCTTCCGCGCGGGGTGCGCTGCAAAAAGCCCTGCTGGATGAGGAACGGCTCCAGCACATCTTCGATGGTTTCGCGCTCTTCGCCGATGGCCGCCGCCAGGTTGTCGAGCCCCACCGGGCCGCCGAAGAATTTGTCGATCACCGCCAGCAGCAGTTTACGGTCCATATAGTCAAAGCCTTCCGCATCGACATTGAGCATATCCAGCGCCTGAGACGCCACATGCTGATTGATAACGCCGTCGTGGCGCACCTCGGCGAAATCGCGCACGCGGCGCAGCAGGCGGTTGGCGATACGGGGCGTGCCGCGCGAGCGTTTCGCGACTTCAAAGGACGCCTCGTCATTCATCTCAAGTCCCATATGGCGCGCGCTACGGCTGACGATATGTTGCAGATCGGCGACCTGATAGAACTCCAGACGCTGCACGATGCCGAAGCGGTCACGCAGCGGCGAAGTGAGCGACCCGGCGCGGGTGGTGGCGCCAATCAGGGTAAACGGCGGCAAATCGATTTTGATCGAGCGCGCCGCCGGGCCTTCGCCGATCATGATATCGAGCTGGTAGTCTTCCATCGCCGGGTAGAGCACCTCTTCCACCACGGGCGAGAGACGATGGATCTCGTCGATAAACAGGACGTCGTGCGGCTCAAGGTTGGTGAGCATCGCCGCCAGATCGCCGGCCTTTTCCAGTACCGGCCCGGAGGTGGTTCGCAGATTGACGCCCATTTCGTTGGCGACGATATTGGCGAGCGTGGTTTTCCCAAGCCCCGGCGGACCGAAAATCAGCAGATGATCGAGCGCATCGCCGCGCAGCTTCGCCGCCTGGATAAAAATCTCCATCTGGGAACGCACCTGCGGCTGGCCGATGTACTCGTCGAGTAATTTGGGGCGCATGGCGCGATCGGCCACGTCTTCCGCCACGATGCTGCCCGGCGCCACCAGGCGGTCTGCTTCAATCATCCTCTACCTCACAATGCCGCGCGCAGCGCTTCGCGAATCAGCGTTTCGCTGGTCGCATCCGGCTGGGCGACTTTACTGACCATACGACTGGCTTCCTGAGGTTTATAACCCAGCGACACCAGCGCGGCAACGGCTTCCGCCTCGGCATCATCCACCGCTGGGCTTGCAGGCGACGTCAGCACCAGATCCGCCGCTGGCGTGAAGAGATCGCCATGCAGGCCTTTGAAGCGGTCTTTCATCTCCACCACCAGACGTTCGGCGGTTTTCTTGCCGATGCCCGGCAGCTTCACCAGCGCGGCAGGCTCTTCGCGCTCAACCGCATTAACGAACTGCTGGGCGGACATGCCGGAGAGTATAGCCAGCGCCAGTTTCGGCCCGACGCCGTTCACTTTGATCAGCTCGCGAAACAGCGTGCGCTCTTGTTTGTTATTAAAGCCGAACAGTAAATGCGCATCTTCACGCACCACAAAATGGGTGAAGACCACCGCTTCTTTGCCGGTTTCCGGCAATTCATAGAAGCAGGTCATCGGCATATGGACTTCATAACCGACGCCGCCCGCCTCCAGTAATACCAGCGGGGGCTGTTTTTCCAGTACGATGCCTCTGAGTCTGCCTATCACGTTGCGCTCCTGCGTGGGGCTTATAAAGTTGCTGGCTATAATATAAAAAAAGCTGGACAGATATCCAGTCAAGAAATCGCGGCGCCGGTAAGGGATGTGACCGTTGCGAGGCGTCTCGCAAAGGAACGGTAACGCGGGTTGCCGCTAACGCAGCCGCCCGCGCGCCAGGTTGAGGCGCGATTCGCTGACCTGCATCGCGTTCTGGCTGACATGACAATGGGTAATGGCGATAGCGAGCGCATCCGCCGCATCCGCCTGCGGGTTAGCGGAGAGTTTCAGCAGCGTGCGCACCATATGCTGCACCTGGCTTTTTTCAGCGCTGCCGATGCCCACCACCGTTTGCTTCACCTGACGCGCCGCATATTCAAACACCGGCAGATCCTGGTTCACCGCCGCGACAATCGCCGCGCCGCGCGCCTGCCCGAGCTTCAGCGCCGAATCGGCGTTTTTCGCCATAAAGACCTGTTCGATGGCGAAATAGTCGGGGTGGAACTGGGTGATGATTTCGCTGACGCCCGCGTAGATAAGCTTCAGACGTGACGGCAAATCCGTGACGCTGGTGCGGATACAGCCGCTGCCGAGATAGGTCAGCTGGCGCCCGGTCTGGCGGATAACGCCGTAACCGGTGACGCGCGACCCCGGGTCGATGCCCAGAATAATGCTCATTGCGCGTCTCCTGAGGAAAAGCCAGTGGGAATAAAGAAAGATATCAGACTGCGGACGTCGCCGCCCGCGGTCTGAAAGATGACGGGTATCACAGGGTCGCCGCAACCTCGTCGGAGATCTCACCGTTGTGGTAAACCTCCTGCACGTCGTCGCAGTCTTCCAGCATATCGATAAGACGCAGCAGCTTCGGCGCGGTTTCCGCGTCCATATCCGCTTTGGTGGACGGGATCATGGAGACTTCCGCGTTGTCGGCCTTCAGGCCCGCCGCTTCCAGCGCGTCACGTACCGCGCCCATCTCTTCCCAGGCGGTGTAGACGTCGATAGCGCCGTCGTCATAGGTCACGACATCTTCAGCGCCCGCTTCCAGCGCGGCTTCCATGATGGTGTCTTCGTCGCCCGCTTCGAAGGAGATAACGCCCTTCTTACTGAACAGGTACGCCACGGAGCCGTCGGTGCCGAGGTTGCCGCCGCACTTGCTGAAGGCGTGACGCACTTCGGCGACGGTACGGTTACGGTTGTCGGAGAGACACTCCACCATGACCGCGGTGCCGCCAGGGCCGTAACCTTCATAAATGATGGTTTCCATGTTCGCGTCTTCGTCACCGCCGACGCCGCGCGCGATGGCGCGGTTCAGGGTGTCGCGCGTCATGTTGTTGGACAGCGCTTTATCGATGGCCGCGCGCAGACGCGGGTTAGAGCCCGGATCGCCGCCGCCCAGACGCGCTGCTGTCACCAGCTCGCGAATAATTTTAGTGAAGATTTTACCGCGCTTGGCATCCTGTGCCGCTTTGCGGTGTTTGGTGTTGGCCCATTTACTATGACCTGCCATAAAAATATCTCCAGAAAGCGCGCCTTTTCAGGCGGCGTTAATAACAAATTCTTCAATCGCCTGCCGGTTGCTCCAGGACTTGGTCAGCATAGCCGCCTCGGCGGCGTCAACCCAGCGGTACGTCAGGTGCTCGGTAAACACGATCTCCCGCTCCGTCGGCAGCGCCAGACAGAACCAGGACTCCGTATTACGCGTGACCCCCGGCGCATAGCGATGACGTAAATGACTGAAAATTTCAAACTCCACCGTGCGCTGACAGTCCATCAAGGTCAGTTGCTCAGAAGCAACGTCAATGGAGACCTCTTCCTTTACTTCGCGCGCGGCGGCCTGCGGCGCGGTTTCCCCCTCCTCCAGGCTGCCGGTAACCGACTGCCAGAAATCAGGATCGTCGCGCCGCTGCAACATGAGCACCCGTTTCGTGTCCTGGGCGTAGATCACCACCAGCACGGAGACAGGGTGCTTATAGTGCATATTACTTATTCTCCGGCGACGCTTTTTTCACGACTTCGATGCCCAGCTCAGCCAGCGCGGTCGGGTTCCCGAAGCTCGGCGCTTCGGTCATCAGACAGGCGGCCGCGGTGGTTTTCGGGAAAGCGATGACATCGCGGATGTTATCCGTGCCGGTCAGCAGCATGGTCAGACGGTCAAGGCCGAACGCCAGGCCCGCGTGCGGCGGCGTACCGAATTTCAGAGCGTCCAGCAGGAAGCCGAACTTCTCGCGCTGCTCTTGCTCATTGATGCCCAGAATGCCGAACACGGTCTGCTGCATTTCGCCACGGTGGATACGCACCGAGCCGCCGCCCACTTCATAACCGTTGATAACCATATCGTAGGCGTTCGCTACAGCGTCTTCCGGCGCCGCTTTCAGTTCTTCCGCGGTCATGTCTTTCGGCGCGGTAAACGGATGGTGCATCGCGCTCAGGCCGCCTTCGCCGTCGTCTTCAAACATCGGGAAGTCGATTACCCACAGCGGCGCCCATTTGGCTTCGTCGGTCAGGCTCAGATCTTTACCGAGCTTCAGGCGCAGCGCGCCCAGCGCGTCGGCGACCACTTTTTTGTTGTCGGCGCCGAAGAAAATCATGTCGCCGTCCTGCGCGCCGGTGCGCTCAAGAATGGCTTCTACGATTTCCGCGTTCAGGAATTTGGCGACCGGGCTGTTAATGCCGTCCAGGCCCTTCGCGCGCTCGTTGACTTTGATATACGCAAGACCTTTAGCGCCGTAAATTTTGACGAAGTTGCCGTAGTCGTCAATCTGCTTGCGGCTCAGCTGGGCACCGCCCGGCACGCGCAGCGCGGCGACGCGGCCCTTCGGATCGTTGGCAGGGCCCGCGAAGACCGCGAACTCTACGCTTTTCAGCAGATCGGCCACGTCCACCAGCTCCATCGGGTTACGCAGATCCGGTTTATCGGAGCCGTAACGGCGCTCGGCTTCGGCGAAAGTCATGACCGGGAACTCGCCCAGATCTACGCCTTTCACGTCAAGCCACAGCTGACGGATCAGTTTTTCCATCACTTCACGCACCTGCGGCGCGGTCATGAAGGAGGTCTCGACGTCGATCTGGGTAAATTCAGGCTGACGGTCAGCGCGCAGGTCTTCGTCGCGGAAGCATTTTACAATCTGATAGTAGCGATCGAAGCCGGACATCATCAGCAGCTGTTTGAAAAGCTGCGGAGACTGCGGCAGCGCGTAGAACTTGCCTTTATGCACGCGAGACGGCACGAGATAGTCGCGCGCGCCTTCCGGCGTGGCTTTGGTCAGCATCGGCGTTTCGATGTCGAGGAAGCCGTGGTCATCCATAAAGCGGCGCACGAAGCTGGTGATTTTCGCGCGGGTTTTCAGGCGCTGGGCCATTTCCGGGCGACGCAGGTCAAGATAGCGGTATTTCAGACGCGCTTCTTCGCTGTTGACCTGGTTGGAGTCGAGCGGCAGCGGCTCGGCGCGGTTGATGATGGTCAGTTCGGTGGCGAACACTTCCACTTCTCCGGTCGCCATATCGCGGTTGACGTTTTTCTCGTCGCGCGCGCGCACGGTGCCGGTGATTTGAATGCAGAACTCATTACGCAGTTCAGAGGCGAGGCTGAAGGCGTCGGCGCGATCCGGGTCGAAGAACACCTGAACGATGCCTTCACGATCGCGCATGTCGATAAAAATCAGACTGCCGAGATCGCGACGACGGTTGACCCAACCACACAGAGTCACTTGCTGTCCGACGTGGGACAGATTGAGCTGCCCGCAATATTCTGTACGCATGAGATATCCCTTAATTTAGCCGCAGGCCGTTTGTCGCCTGCCCTGCAGGCACCACTGTCGCAGCTTTGGCTGAATGTCACTACTGGATGAAAAAAGGGGGCTATTATACTGGAAATTCCGCGCCGCGATAAGCCCGAAGCCGCGCGCCCGCGCGATTGCTGCGCGTAAACTGGCGCTTCTCACAAAATTTAACAAAAATAGACACTCGTCCGGCCCGCGACGCCAGTAAGGTACTCATCCAAAACACGCTTTAAGGGGAGTCTCTATGTTAACGCTTAATCCCGCGACCACCGCGCTGGTGGTGATTGATTTACAGGAAGGGATCCTGCCCTTTGCCGGCGGTCCGCACAGCGCCGACGACGTCGTGGCCCGCGCCGCAAGGCTTGCGGAGAAGTGCCGCGCGGCGGGCGCGCCGGTGGTGATGGTGCGTGTCGGCTGGTCGAAAGATTTCAGCGAAGCGCTGAAGCAGCCGGTGGATGCGCCGATTGCCGGACATACCCTGCCGGACGAATGGTGGCACTACCCGGTAGCGCTCGGCAAACGCGACAGTGACATCGAAGTGACCAAACGTCAGTGGGGCGCCTTCTACGGCACCGATCTGGAGCTACAATTACGTCGTCGCGGCATCACCACTATCATTCTGTGCGGCATCTCCACCAACATTGGCGTGGAATCCACCGCGCGCAACGCCTGGGAGATGGGCTTTGAACTGGTCGTCGCCGAAGACGCCTGCTCGGCCGCCGACGCCGATCAGCACAACGGCAGCATGACGCATATTTTCCCGCGCATCGGGCGGGTTCGTTCCACAGAGGAGATCCTCGCAGCCCTATGATTTATCTCGGTCTGCCGCAATGGTCGCACCCGAAATGGGTGCGGCTTGGCATTACATCGCTTGAAGATTACGCCCGCCACTTTAACTGCGTGGAAGGCAATACCACGCTGTACGCGCTGCCAAAGGCAGAGATCGTCGGGCGCTGGCACGCGCAGACCCACGACGATTTCCGCTTCTGTTTTAAATTCCCGGCCACCATTTCGCATAACGCCGCGCTGCGCCACTGCGACGATTTAACCGCCGAGTTTTTCGCGCGCATGGCGCCGCTCGAAGCCCGCATCGGCCAGTACTGGCTGCAACTGCCCGCCGCGTTCGGCCCGCGCGATCTGCCTGCGTTGTGGGCGTTTCTTGACGCCCTGCCCGGCGGTTTTACGTATGGCGTTGAAGTGCGCCACCCCGATTTCTTCGCGAAAGGCGAGGCGGAGCAGTCGCTTAACCGCGGGCTTATCGCGCGCGGCGTTAACCGCGTGATGCTCGACAGCCGTCCGGTGCATGCCGCCATCCCTCACAGCCCGGCGGTCATCGACGCGCAGCGGAAAAAGCCCAAAGTGCCGGTGCACGCGCTCGTCACAGCGCAGCATCCGATGGTGCGGTTTATCGGCAGCGACGATATGGCGCAAAACGCGGAGTTTTTCGCGGTGTGGCTTGCCAAACTCGCGCAGTGGCAGCAGACCGCCACGCCTTATCTCTTTCTCCACACGCCGGATATCGAGCATGCGCCGGAGCTGGTGCACACGCTCTGGCCGGCGCTTCGCGAGGCGCTGCCGACACTCGGCGACGAACCCGCCATCCCCCATCAGGACACCCTCTTTTAGGGCAGCGACAATATGGCCGCGCCACGCTATCATAAAGGCGCCATTAACAGCGTTAAACGGAGTTTCTATGGTAAGCGCGCTTTATGCGGTTCTGGGTGCGTTGTTGTTGATGAAGTTCTCTTTCGATGTGGTTCGTCTGCGGATGCAGTACCGCGTCGCCTATGGCGATGGCGGTTTCAGCGAGCTGCAAAGCGCTATCCGTATTCATGGCAACGCGGTGGAGTATCTGCCCATCGGCCTGTTGCTGCTGCTGTTTATGGAGATGAACGGCGCGCAGAACTGGATGCTGCACGTCTGCGGCCTGCTGCTGCTGGTCGGTCGTCTGATGCACTATTACGGCTATCATCATCGCCTGCTGCGCTGGCGGCGTAGCGGCATGAGCGCCACCTATACCGCGCTGCTGCTGATGGTGCTGGCCAACATCTGGTATATGCCCTGGGAGTTGGTTTTCTCGTTTCATTAGCGCAAAATACGCCCCTTTCGTTTTCCCCAGGATTTACGCTATGTCAAATCGCGACACGCTGTTCTCCGCGCCCATCGCCCGTCTGGGCGACTGGACTTTCGATGAGCGGGTGGCTGAAGTCTTCCCCGATATGATCCAGCGTTCCGTGCCGGGCTATTCCAATATCATCTCTATGATTGGCATGCTGGCGGAGCGCTTTGTCCAGCCCGCAAGCCAGGTTTACGATCTTGGCTGTTCGCTCGGCGCCGCCACGCTCTCGGTGCGCCGCAACGTGCATCATGACGGCTGTAAAATCATCGCGGTGGATAACTCGCCCGCCATGGTGGAGCGCTGCCGTCGCCATATTGACGCGTTCAAAGCGCAGACGCCGGTCGAGGTGATTGAGGACGATATCCGCAATGTCACCATCGAGAACGCCTCCATGGTGGTGCTGAACTTCACGCTCCAGTTCCTGAACCCGGACGATCGCCAGCTGCTGCTCAATAAAATCTGTCAGGGCCTGAATCCTGGCGGCGCGCTGGTGCTGTCGGAGAAATTCAGCTTTGAAGACAGCGTGGTGGGCGAACTGCTGTTCAATATGCATCACGACTTCAAGCGCGCCAACGGCTACAGCGAGCTGGAAATCAGCCAGAAACGCAGCATGCTGGAAAACGTGATGCTTACCGACTCCGTGGAAACCCACAAAGCGCGCCTGCGCAAGGCCGGGTTTGAACACAGCGAACTCTGGTTCCAGTGCTTTAACTTCGGCTCGCTGGTGGCGGTGAAAGGCGGGAGCGCGGCATGATCGATTTTGGCAAGTTTTATCAGCAGATCGCCTGTGGGCCGCTCGCCCACTGGCTGGAAACCCTGCCCGCCCAGGTCGCGGCCTGGCAGCGCGACGCCCTGCACGGCCAGTTTAAACAGTGGAAAAATTCCCTCGATAATCTGCCTGCGCTGGCGCCGGACCAGCTTGATCTGCTGCACAGCGTCAGCGCGCAGAGCGCGGAGCCGCTTAGCGACGGGCAGCGCAAGCGCATCGAACAGCTGCTGCGCACGCTAATGCCGTGGCGTAAAGGGCCGTTCTCGCTCTACGGTATCGACATCGACACCGAGTGGCGCTCCGATCTCAAATGGGACCGCGTGCTGCCGCATATCACGCCGCTTGCCGGGCGCACCATTCTGGATGTCGGCTGCGGGAGCGGCTATCACCTGTGGCGTATGGTCGGCGCGGGCGCGCAGCTCGCGGTCGGCATCGATCCGACGCAGCTCTTCCTGTGCCAGTTTGAAGCGGTGCGTAAGCTTTTAGGCGGCGACAACCGCGCGCATGTGCTGCCGCTCGGCATCGAGCAGATGCCCGCGCTGAACGCGTTCGACACCGTCTTTTCGATGGGCGTGCTCTATCACCGCCGCTCGCCGCTGGATCACCTCTGGCAGCTTAAAGATCAGCTGGTGAAAGAAGGCGAACTGGTGCTGGAAACGCTGGTGGTGGAAGGCGATGAAAATACGGTGCTGGTGCCGGGCGAGCGCTACGCGCAGATGCGTAACGTCTACTTTATTCCCTCCGCGCCCGCGCTGAAAAACTGGCTGGAGAAGTGCGGTTTTGTGGATGTAAAAATCGCTGATTTCTCGGTCACGACAGT
This DNA window, taken from Cronobacter universalis NCTC 9529, encodes the following:
- the znuA gene encoding zinc ABC transporter substrate-binding protein ZnuA — its product is MLHKNTLLCAALSAAILGGAATSAQAAVVASLKPVGFIAAAIADGVTPTEVLLPDGASEHDYALRPSDVKRLQKADLVVWIGPDMEAFMDKSVKALPAQKNLALAELASVKPLLMKGADDDDDEHEDHAHHGAESDEHHHHGDYNMHIWLSPEIARASAVAIHEKLVELMPQSKAKLDANLQRFEAELARTDKQVANELAPLKGKGYFVFHDAYGYYEKHYGLTSLGHFTVNPEIQPGAQRLHEIRTELVEQKAECVFAEPQFRPAVIEAVARGTKVRMGTLDPLGTSVSLGKDSYMQFLTQLSNQYASCLKGD
- the znuC gene encoding zinc ABC transporter ATP-binding protein ZnuC gives rise to the protein MTNLVSLQNVSVSFGQRRVLSDISLTLTGGRILTLLGPNGAGKSTLVKVVLGLVAPDEGVIKREPQLRIGYVPQKLHLDATLPLTVSRFLRLRPGTRKADILPALKRVQAGHLIDAPMQKLSGGETQRVLLARALLNQPQLLVLDEPTQGVDVNGQVALYDLINQLRHELHCGVLMVSHDLHLVMAKTDEVLCLNHHICCSGAPEVISTHPEFISMFGPRGAEQLGIYRHHHNHRHDLQGRIILRKGNGSL
- the znuB gene encoding zinc ABC transporter permease subunit ZnuB, with the translated sequence MIELLLPGWMAGMLLACAAGPLGSFVVWRRMSYFGDTLAHASLLGVAFGLLFDVNPFYAVIVVTLMLAGGLVWLEKRPHLAIDTLLGIMAHSALSLGLVVVSLMGNIRVDLMAYLFGDLLAVTPADLVSVGAGVAVVLGVLGWQWRNLLSMTISPDLAFVDGVPLQRVKILLMMVTALTIGVAMKFVGALIITSLLIIPAATARRFARTPEQMAGIAVVLGMVAVTGGLTFSAFYDTPAGPSVVLCAALLFIFSMTKRPPA
- the ruvB gene encoding Holliday junction branch migration DNA helicase RuvB; translation: MIEADRLVAPGSIVAEDVADRAMRPKLLDEYIGQPQVRSQMEIFIQAAKLRGDALDHLLIFGPPGLGKTTLANIVANEMGVNLRTTSGPVLEKAGDLAAMLTNLEPHDVLFIDEIHRLSPVVEEVLYPAMEDYQLDIMIGEGPAARSIKIDLPPFTLIGATTRAGSLTSPLRDRFGIVQRLEFYQVADLQHIVSRSARHMGLEMNDEASFEVAKRSRGTPRIANRLLRRVRDFAEVRHDGVINQHVASQALDMLNVDAEGFDYMDRKLLLAVIDKFFGGPVGLDNLAAAIGEERETIEDVLEPFLIQQGFLQRTPRGRMATTRAWNHFGITPPQMP
- the ruvA gene encoding Holliday junction branch migration protein RuvA, with protein sequence MIGRLRGIVLEKQPPLVLLEAGGVGYEVHMPMTCFYELPETGKEAVVFTHFVVREDAHLLFGFNNKQERTLFRELIKVNGVGPKLALAILSGMSAQQFVNAVEREEPAALVKLPGIGKKTAERLVVEMKDRFKGLHGDLFTPAADLVLTSPASPAVDDAEAEAVAALVSLGYKPQEASRMVSKVAQPDATSETLIREALRAAL
- the ruvC gene encoding crossover junction endodeoxyribonuclease RuvC → MSIILGIDPGSRVTGYGVIRQTGRQLTYLGSGCIRTSVTDLPSRLKLIYAGVSEIITQFHPDYFAIEQVFMAKNADSALKLGQARGAAIVAAVNQDLPVFEYAARQVKQTVVGIGSAEKSQVQHMVRTLLKLSANPQADAADALAIAITHCHVSQNAMQVSESRLNLARGRLR
- a CDS encoding YebC/PmpR family DNA-binding transcriptional regulator: MAGHSKWANTKHRKAAQDAKRGKIFTKIIRELVTAARLGGGDPGSNPRLRAAIDKALSNNMTRDTLNRAIARGVGGDEDANMETIIYEGYGPGGTAVMVECLSDNRNRTVAEVRHAFSKCGGNLGTDGSVAYLFSKKGVISFEAGDEDTIMEAALEAGAEDVVTYDDGAIDVYTAWEEMGAVRDALEAAGLKADNAEVSMIPSTKADMDAETAPKLLRLIDMLEDCDDVQEVYHNGEISDEVAATL
- the nudB gene encoding dihydroneopterin triphosphate diphosphatase, coding for MHYKHPVSVLVVIYAQDTKRVLMLQRRDDPDFWQSVTGSLEEGETAPQAAAREVKEEVSIDVASEQLTLMDCQRTVEFEIFSHLRHRYAPGVTRNTESWFCLALPTEREIVFTEHLTYRWVDAAEAAMLTKSWSNRQAIEEFVINAA
- the aspS gene encoding aspartate--tRNA ligase — translated: MRTEYCGQLNLSHVGQQVTLCGWVNRRRDLGSLIFIDMRDREGIVQVFFDPDRADAFSLASELRNEFCIQITGTVRARDEKNVNRDMATGEVEVFATELTIINRAEPLPLDSNQVNSEEARLKYRYLDLRRPEMAQRLKTRAKITSFVRRFMDDHGFLDIETPMLTKATPEGARDYLVPSRVHKGKFYALPQSPQLFKQLLMMSGFDRYYQIVKCFRDEDLRADRQPEFTQIDVETSFMTAPQVREVMEKLIRQLWLDVKGVDLGEFPVMTFAEAERRYGSDKPDLRNPMELVDVADLLKSVEFAVFAGPANDPKGRVAALRVPGGAQLSRKQIDDYGNFVKIYGAKGLAYIKVNERAKGLDGINSPVAKFLNAEIVEAILERTGAQDGDMIFFGADNKKVVADALGALRLKLGKDLSLTDEAKWAPLWVIDFPMFEDDGEGGLSAMHHPFTAPKDMTAEELKAAPEDAVANAYDMVINGYEVGGGSVRIHRGEMQQTVFGILGINEQEQREKFGFLLDALKFGTPPHAGLAFGLDRLTMLLTGTDNIRDVIAFPKTTAAACLMTEAPSFGNPTALAELGIEVVKKASPENK
- a CDS encoding hydrolase, which encodes MLTLNPATTALVVIDLQEGILPFAGGPHSADDVVARAARLAEKCRAAGAPVVMVRVGWSKDFSEALKQPVDAPIAGHTLPDEWWHYPVALGKRDSDIEVTKRQWGAFYGTDLELQLRRRGITTIILCGISTNIGVESTARNAWEMGFELVVAEDACSAADADQHNGSMTHIFPRIGRVRSTEEILAAL
- a CDS encoding DUF72 domain-containing protein, which codes for MIYLGLPQWSHPKWVRLGITSLEDYARHFNCVEGNTTLYALPKAEIVGRWHAQTHDDFRFCFKFPATISHNAALRHCDDLTAEFFARMAPLEARIGQYWLQLPAAFGPRDLPALWAFLDALPGGFTYGVEVRHPDFFAKGEAEQSLNRGLIARGVNRVMLDSRPVHAAIPHSPAVIDAQRKKPKVPVHALVTAQHPMVRFIGSDDMAQNAEFFAVWLAKLAQWQQTATPYLFLHTPDIEHAPELVHTLWPALREALPTLGDEPAIPHQDTLF
- a CDS encoding MAPEG family protein; this encodes MVSALYAVLGALLLMKFSFDVVRLRMQYRVAYGDGGFSELQSAIRIHGNAVEYLPIGLLLLLFMEMNGAQNWMLHVCGLLLLVGRLMHYYGYHHRLLRWRRSGMSATYTALLLMVLANIWYMPWELVFSFH